Below is a genomic region from Deltaproteobacteria bacterium.
TGTTGCCGTGGCCACGGGAATCAAACGTTGCCGGCCCGATCTCGTAGTGTTCACTTATCAGGGAGATGGCGATATTGCCGCCATCGGCACCGCTGAAACAGTGCATGCGGCCAACAGGGGAGAACGTCTGACCGTTATTTTTGTAAACAATGGCTGCTACGGCATGACAGGCGGGCAGATGGCCCCGACCACCCTCCTGGGGCAAATCACCACCACGACACCAGGAGGGAGGATACAGCTCAGAGACGGATTCCCCGTGGACCTGAGCCAGATGCTGGCTGTGGCTGGTGGCAGTGTCTACATTGAAAGGACTGCGGTCACATCGCCAAAAAACATAATCAAGACAAAGAAGGCCATCAAAAAGGCGTTTAAGGCGCAAATGGATAATCTTGGCTTTTCCATGGTTGAGATACTCTCAGCATGTCCCACTAACTGGAAGCTCTCGCCTGTGGACTCATGCAAACGAATTGAGGAAGAAGTTGTAAAACACTATCCCCTCATGGTAATCAAGGATACGACCGGGACGCACAGTGGAGCAGATGAAGGGGCTTATCGCCGCAACATGGACAAGAGATAGACGATATGACATAACTCTTTGTATCCAAGCTATGTTTCGTATGCAAAAAGGAAGAGCTTGTTCTGAAAAACCGTGAGGGACTCTCGTACACAATGAGTATAAACAAGACCATATTTTCCGGCTTTGGAGGACAAGGGGTCCTGATGATGGGATATGTTCTGGCCACGGCCGGGATGCAAGAAGACAAGCATGTAACCTATCTCCCGTCTTACGGGGCAGAAGTCCGTGGCGGAACGGCCAACTGCACCATCACCGTAAGCGATGATCCCATTGCCTCCCCGGTTGCATCTTTTCCGAATTTTGCCGTACTGATGAACACACCCTCTCTGATGAGATTTGAAGGAAAGGTCATAACAGGTGGTACGGTCTTCTTGAACAGTGACATGGTGGAACTCAGGCCAAAGCGTGGCGACGTGAAAGTGGTAGCCATACCGGTTAACACCATTGCCGAGAGGTTAGGCAATGCCCGCGGCGCCAATATGGTGATGATCGGCGCCCTGGTCCAGAAGACCGGTCTGGTTTCTCTCGACTCAGTGATCAAGAGCATTGAAGAGATCTTCGCAACAAAAGGGGCAAAGGTCCACGAGATGAACACCCTTGCGATAAAGGAAGGCGCAGCATTTGTTGAGGAGCAATCATAATTATGACCATAAAAGAAGTTGTCATTAAAGTCGAGAACAGGCCGGGCGAGTTTGCTCGCATTGTGGGCCATCTCTACGAAAATGATGTGAAGGTTTCCGCCTTTTGGGTGGGCACTGAAAACGAAAAAGCGACCCTGCGATTTGTCACTAGTGATCCGGATTCAGCCCTTTCAGTCTTGACAGGGCTCGGCTTCAAACCCACAACATCGCATGCGATTGCCGCCCAAGTCCCGGATCACCCGGGTGGACTCAACACCCTTCTAATGATACTCCGCTCTGCAGAAATCAATATTCTTCACATTTATCCATGCCTGGAAACCCAGGATCCCATCTTGATCCTGGAGGTTGACAACACCGAGGCGGCCGTCAAGGCCTTGAAAAGCAACTGGATCAATCTTTATGATGAGCGGCTGTATTATATGTAAAAAAATGCATAACATTCCTAAATTTAAAGGCAACATTCATGATTCACCAATTTCCAAGACCCAGATTTGATGAAATCGTAAAAAGTCTCAGATTTAGGAATTGCGAATTTAGGGATTTAGGATTCTAGTTCGCTTTAGGCATTTTAGCTCATTTTAGGCACCTTAGGCATTTCTACACGACATGTTGCAACCTGCCCTTTGCCGGAACAGAACGACTTTCACAACAAACGGATTAAGCAAGATCCTCCTGCCATGAAAATCCAATCATACCGCTTTGGGTACATCGAGATCGACGGCAACGTGTACCGGAACGACGTCAAGCTCATTGGCAATAAGGTCGTGCCGGATTGGTGGCGTTCAAGGGGTCACCTTGTAGAGCTGAAGGACGCAAAGGACCTCCTGGCCGCGGACGCTCAGATCTGCATATTCGGCACAGGGGCTTACGGCGCTATGCGGGTATCAGGGGCGGTGAAGTCTGCTTTTGAAAGCCGTGGCGTCATGGTGCTGGTGGAAAAAACCGAATGGGCCTGCAACTCTTATAATCAACTGACAAAAGAGGGCAAGAAGGTTGTTGCCGGCTTTCACTTGAGCTGCTGACTAAGGGATACTCTTCATCCGGCCTATGGAAAGATCATGAAGGGGGATGAGGATATCGGCCATCTCCTTGATCTTCTGGGCGCTGTCGTAAGCCTCAATGGCATTGATGTGCACGCCAGATGCAATGGCGGGTCCGGTGTCAGGGAAATTCTTGTCATTGCAGCAAAACCCGGTGATAATGGCCTTGCCTTTTGACGTGTTTATGGCCACGGATTGCCCGCCAACCGTGTGTCCCGGGCTAAGAATCACGTCGATCCCCTCAAGGATATTCACATCCCCTTCCACCTCTACGACATCCACCCCGTCAAGAACATCCGGGTAATACCTGTGATCAATGGGATGAGGATTCTTGAAAAACTCCATTTCTGCCTTCTGCACATAGACCCTGGCATTAGGGCATTTGTAGTCGTTTTCGCAGTGA
It encodes:
- a CDS encoding 2-oxoglutarate oxidoreductase, whose amino-acid sequence is MKQVFKRPDALKDNIFHYCPGCGHSVIHRLVAEVIDELGIRGKTVGVPPAGCAVLAYNYLDVDMGEAPHGRAVAVATGIKRCRPDLVVFTYQGDGDIAAIGTAETVHAANRGERLTVIFVNNGCYGMTGGQMAPTTLLGQITTTTPGGRIQLRDGFPVDLSQMLAVAGGSVYIERTAVTSPKNIIKTKKAIKKAFKAQMDNLGFSMVEILSACPTNWKLSPVDSCKRIEEEVVKHYPLMVIKDTTGTHSGADEGAYRRNMDKR
- a CDS encoding N-acyl homoserine lactonase family protein is translated as MQEYVICPLVVGANETDQGIMTYLHDYGKRIWIPIYVFYLKGGEKNILVDSGLEQFVVPDDLGKTYGFDILEFEEALATVELKPEDIDVIIHTHLHNDHCENDYKCPNARVYVQKAEMEFFKNPHPIDHRYYPDVLDGVDVVEVEGDVNILEGIDVILSPGHTVGGQSVAINTSKGKAIITGFCCNDKNFPDTGPAIASGVHINAIEAYDSAQKIKEMADILIPLHDLSIGRMKSIP
- a CDS encoding 2-oxoacid:acceptor oxidoreductase family protein, whose translation is MSINKTIFSGFGGQGVLMMGYVLATAGMQEDKHVTYLPSYGAEVRGGTANCTITVSDDPIASPVASFPNFAVLMNTPSLMRFEGKVITGGTVFLNSDMVELRPKRGDVKVVAIPVNTIAERLGNARGANMVMIGALVQKTGLVSLDSVIKSIEEIFATKGAKVHEMNTLAIKEGAAFVEEQS